Proteins encoded by one window of Chryseobacterium sp. POL2:
- a CDS encoding DUF4295 domain-containing protein: MAKKVVATLKDGSSKKMTKVVKMVKSPKTGAYVFEEKVMNADDVESYLKK, translated from the coding sequence ATGGCAAAGAAAGTAGTAGCAACACTTAAAGATGGTTCATCAAAAAAGATGACTAAAGTTGTGAAAATGGTAAAATCTCCTAAAACTGGAGCTTACGTTTTCGAAGAAAAAGTAATGAATGCAGACGATGTAGAATCTTATTTGAAAAAATAA
- a CDS encoding arsenate reductase family protein — protein MIKVIYNSHCAKSRAILEYLDEHNIKFQLVDVITNPLSVPELKTLIKKLNLKPDYFVDRINKWKEKLGSKIETLSDDNIFEILHNTPDLIEGPILIKGEVVMLGTPLDNVKYFVEN, from the coding sequence ATGATAAAGGTAATATACAATAGCCATTGTGCGAAATCGCGTGCAATTTTAGAATACCTAGATGAGCACAATATCAAATTCCAACTCGTTGACGTAATTACAAATCCGCTTTCGGTTCCTGAGTTAAAAACTTTAATTAAAAAACTTAATCTGAAACCAGATTATTTCGTTGACCGAATTAACAAATGGAAAGAAAAATTGGGCAGCAAAATCGAAACACTTTCGGATGATAATATATTTGAAATTCTACACAACACACCCGATTTAATAGAAGGCCCCATCCTTATAAAAGGCGAGGTTGTCATGTTGGGGACACCGCTAGACAATGTTAAATATTTTGTTGAAAACTAA
- the rpmB gene encoding 50S ribosomal protein L28 translates to MSRICQITGKRAMVGNHVSHANNKTKRRFEINLLEKKFYLPEQDKHVTLKVSAHGLRVINKIGIEEAIERAVRNGLIK, encoded by the coding sequence ATGTCAAGAATTTGCCAAATAACAGGTAAGCGTGCAATGGTAGGAAACCACGTTTCTCACGCAAACAACAAAACGAAAAGACGTTTTGAGATTAACTTATTAGAGAAGAAATTTTATCTTCCTGAGCAAGACAAACATGTAACATTGAAAGTTTCTGCTCACGGATTAAGAGTTATCAACAAGATTGGAATCGAAGAGGCTATTGAAAGAGCTGTAAGAAACGGATTAATTAAATAA
- a CDS encoding MBL fold metallo-hydrolase, translated as MKLYPIQCGKFKLDGGAMFGVVPKTIWNKTNPADDNNLIELGTRSLLIEDGKKLILVDCGLGNKQDDKFFGHYSLWGDDSLDKNLSKYGFVKEDITDVFLTHLHFDHCGGAIEWNDDRTGYRPAFKNAQFWTNDNHWDWAVNPNPREKASFLKENILPIQESGQLNFLSLPTTGNYGFAPDLKMDVIFVDGHTEKQMLPVIQYQEKTIVFAADLIPTAGHIPLVYVMGYDTRPLLTVAEKEKFLKQCVDNEYLLFFEHDAHNELASLKMTEKGVRLDQTYSFNEVFGY; from the coding sequence TAAGCTAGATGGCGGCGCAATGTTCGGTGTCGTCCCGAAGACGATTTGGAATAAAACCAATCCTGCTGACGACAATAATTTAATAGAATTAGGAACACGGTCCTTACTAATCGAAGATGGGAAAAAACTTATCCTTGTCGATTGCGGGTTAGGTAACAAACAAGATGATAAATTCTTTGGACATTACTCACTTTGGGGTGATGATAGTTTGGATAAAAACCTTTCTAAATATGGATTTGTAAAAGAAGATATTACAGATGTGTTTTTGACACACCTTCATTTTGACCATTGTGGTGGCGCTATCGAATGGAATGATGACAGAACAGGCTATCGTCCAGCTTTCAAAAATGCACAATTTTGGACCAACGATAATCATTGGGATTGGGCGGTTAATCCTAATCCGCGCGAAAAAGCCAGTTTTTTGAAAGAAAATATATTGCCAATTCAGGAGAGTGGTCAACTTAATTTTTTGTCATTGCCAACGACTGGAAATTATGGCTTTGCACCAGATTTGAAAATGGATGTCATTTTCGTAGATGGTCACACCGAAAAACAAATGCTACCAGTTATACAATATCAAGAAAAGACGATTGTTTTTGCCGCAGATCTTATTCCAACTGCAGGACATATCCCTTTGGTTTACGTCATGGGTTATGACACGCGACCTTTATTAACAGTTGCCGAAAAAGAAAAGTTCTTAAAACAATGCGTTGACAACGAGTATCTTTTATTTTTTGAACACGATGCGCATAACGAATTAGCCAGTCTTAAAATGACAGAAAAAGGAGTTCGACTGGATCAAACTTATTCTTTTAACGAAGTGTTTGGGTATTAA
- a CDS encoding GlsB/YeaQ/YmgE family stress response membrane protein: MSWLGWIIFGLIAGAIAKMLRPGADPAGWIITIIIGILGSLLGGFIAGVIGFSKPDSFWSFSNWVFSIVGAILLLFIYSKLTTKR; this comes from the coding sequence ATGAGTTGGCTAGGTTGGATAATTTTTGGGCTAATTGCCGGAGCTATCGCTAAAATGTTAAGACCAGGAGCAGATCCTGCTGGATGGATTATCACCATTATAATTGGTATCTTGGGAAGTTTATTAGGCGGATTTATCGCTGGAGTTATTGGTTTTTCAAAACCAGATAGTTTTTGGAGCTTTTCAAATTGGGTATTTTCCATTGTAGGTGCAATTCTTTTGTTATTTATTTATAGCAAGTTAACAACAAAAAGGTAA
- a CDS encoding deoxynucleoside kinase: MHIAVTGNIGAGKTTLTRMLSKHYEWEAQFEDVDHNPYLDDFYGDMSKWSFALQIYFLGSRFRQVKEIRDSGKSVIQDRTIYEDAHIFAENLAEMNLLSERDHNNYLSVFNLMKDFVSAPDLLIYLKAEIPTLVRQIAKRGREYETSISIDYLSKLNQKYDSWISNYKEGKLLVIEVDKLDFVEKPEDFGYILERIDGELNGLF; encoded by the coding sequence ATGCATATTGCTGTAACTGGAAATATTGGTGCCGGAAAAACAACTTTAACAAGAATGCTTTCTAAACATTATGAGTGGGAAGCACAATTCGAAGATGTCGATCACAATCCCTATCTGGACGACTTTTACGGTGATATGTCAAAATGGTCTTTTGCCTTGCAAATCTATTTTTTAGGAAGCAGATTCCGTCAAGTAAAAGAAATTCGTGATAGCGGAAAAAGTGTTATCCAAGACCGAACGATCTATGAAGATGCCCACATTTTTGCGGAAAATTTAGCAGAAATGAATCTCCTTTCGGAGCGCGATCACAACAATTATCTTTCGGTTTTTAATTTGATGAAAGATTTTGTTTCGGCACCAGATTTGCTAATTTATCTCAAAGCCGAGATTCCTACGCTCGTGCGCCAAATTGCAAAAAGAGGTCGCGAATACGAAACGAGTATTAGTATCGATTACTTATCAAAACTTAATCAAAAATACGACAGTTGGATTTCTAATTACAAAGAAGGAAAACTCCTCGTTATCGAAGTTGACAAACTTGATTTCGTAGAAAAACCTGAGGATTTTGGTTATATTCTGGAAAGAATAGATGGCGAACTGAACGGTTTGTTCTAG
- the rpmG gene encoding 50S ribosomal protein L33 yields MAKKGNRVQVILECTEHKETGMAGMSRYITTKNKKNTTERLELKKFNPVLKKYTLHKEIK; encoded by the coding sequence ATGGCAAAAAAAGGTAACAGAGTTCAAGTAATTCTAGAGTGCACAGAGCACAAAGAAACAGGTATGGCTGGTATGTCTAGATACATCACTACCAAAAACAAAAAGAACACTACTGAAAGATTGGAGCTTAAAAAATTTAACCCAGTTCTTAAGAAGTACACTCTACACAAAGAAATCAAGTAA
- the ftsY gene encoding signal recognition particle-docking protein FtsY yields MSWFKKIFKKEEKESLDKGLEKSREGFFDKISRAVVGKNTVDDEVLDDLEEVLIASDVGAETTIKVIKRIEDRVARDKYVNVSELDKILREEISALLLDNPHAATDNIDGSKKPYVIMVVGVNGVGKTTTIGKLAHQFKSQGLKVVLGAADTFRAAAVDQLVIWSERVGVPIVKQSMGSDPASVAFDTVQSAISQNADVVIIDTAGRLHNKVNLMNELSKIKRVMQKVIPDAPHEILLVLDGSTGQNAFEQAKQFTAATEVNALAITKLDGTAKGGVVIGISDQFQIPVKYIGVGEKMEDLQLFNGMEFVDSFFKKK; encoded by the coding sequence ATGAGTTGGTTCAAAAAAATATTTAAAAAAGAAGAAAAAGAAAGCCTAGACAAAGGTCTGGAAAAATCAAGAGAAGGATTCTTCGATAAAATTTCTCGTGCAGTTGTTGGTAAAAATACAGTAGATGACGAAGTTCTCGATGACCTAGAAGAAGTCCTTATCGCTTCCGACGTTGGTGCAGAGACAACCATAAAAGTTATCAAAAGAATTGAAGATCGCGTTGCCCGTGACAAATACGTCAATGTTTCTGAACTTGACAAAATTCTTCGTGAAGAGATTTCAGCATTATTACTAGACAATCCACATGCAGCAACAGACAATATTGACGGTTCTAAAAAGCCTTATGTCATCATGGTTGTTGGTGTTAATGGTGTTGGAAAAACAACCACTATCGGAAAATTGGCACACCAGTTCAAATCTCAAGGTTTAAAAGTTGTTCTTGGCGCAGCAGACACTTTCCGCGCAGCAGCAGTTGATCAGTTGGTCATTTGGAGCGAGCGCGTTGGCGTACCTATCGTAAAACAATCCATGGGATCCGATCCCGCTTCTGTAGCTTTTGACACGGTACAATCGGCGATTTCTCAAAATGCAGACGTTGTGATTATCGACACCGCTGGAAGATTGCACAACAAAGTCAACTTAATGAACGAACTTTCTAAGATTAAACGTGTTATGCAAAAGGTCATTCCAGACGCTCCTCATGAAATCTTATTAGTTTTGGATGGCTCAACAGGTCAAAATGCTTTTGAACAAGCTAAACAATTTACAGCCGCTACAGAAGTCAATGCTCTAGCAATCACCAAGCTAGATGGCACGGCGAAAGGCGGTGTTGTTATTGGCATATCTGATCAATTCCAAATTCCTGTAAAATATATTGGGGTTGGAGAAAAGATGGAAGACTTACAATTATTCAATGGTATGGAATTTGTTGATTCATTTTTCAAAAAGAAATAG
- the coaE gene encoding dephospho-CoA kinase (Dephospho-CoA kinase (CoaE) performs the final step in coenzyme A biosynthesis.): MMEEKRKAKLIGITGGIGSGKSSVARMIQERGYPVFYSDDRAKNIVNEDLILMQNIKNLLGEKAYQDGEYNRKYVADLVFNDSKLLEQLNHLIHPAVALDFENWTNAQDSEFIFKETALLFELGLNKDCFKSLLVTADDNTRIKRVMDRDGKTYREVEKVIEKQMSEREKIKKADFVIYNNSDFDDLAIATNEFLEKLISV; this comes from the coding sequence ATGATGGAAGAGAAGAGGAAAGCTAAATTGATTGGCATTACAGGCGGAATTGGCTCTGGAAAATCCAGCGTTGCGAGAATGATCCAGGAGCGTGGCTATCCCGTTTTTTACTCGGATGATAGAGCGAAAAATATCGTGAATGAAGATTTGATTTTAATGCAAAATATTAAAAATCTTCTTGGAGAAAAAGCTTATCAAGATGGCGAGTATAATCGTAAATATGTAGCAGATTTGGTGTTTAATGATAGCAAACTTTTAGAACAACTCAATCATCTTATTCATCCTGCAGTGGCTTTGGATTTTGAAAATTGGACAAATGCTCAGGATTCTGAATTTATTTTTAAAGAAACAGCTTTGCTTTTTGAGTTAGGATTAAATAAAGACTGTTTTAAAAGTCTTTTGGTGACAGCTGATGATAATACAAGAATTAAACGTGTGATGGATCGTGATGGGAAAACTTATCGCGAAGTCGAAAAAGTTATTGAAAAACAAATGTCCGAACGCGAGAAAATAAAAAAAGCCGATTTTGTCATTTATAACAATTCAGATTTTGACGATTTGGCGATTGCAACAAACGAATTTTTGGAAAAATTAATATCAGTTTAG
- a CDS encoding reprolysin-like metallopeptidase → MKKIFTSVLACGLFSTAFAQWNPTSMQGEKLRPEINATTHYSLDLDALRSQLKSAQEMGKGAKPVIVSLPTLDGKIEKFAVYSLPVVVKSLADKYQLGSYTGVGVDDPSKFVRFSTAPDDFQSMIFKEGKYEFIEPQNKAKTVYAVFPKTEKNSTEKAFECHVSETIQSKEELAKLALNSDFSNRPDDFQKNSDKKYRTYRLALSVTGEYTQYFGGVSQALTAMNATMTRVNGVFEKDFAIHLNLQDFPQLIYTDPNTDPYSPASSGASGAWNNEIQKTLTSVIGNAAYDIGHLFGRSGGGGSAGDIGNVCRDAGGPSDNSSKGSAYTSPGSGAPAGDNFDIDYVAHEMGHQFGAWHTFAHGIHAGSIAHMEPGSGSTIMGYAGITSANVQQHSDPYFHAVSIQQVQDYVNTQSCDVNTPISNNPPAVVAMADKTIPKGTAFVLTASATDAENNPLTYTWEQYDSATSAVTNVTGNNTTGPKFRSFQGTSSPTRYFPKQSMVLAGNLGSQSEWESVSNVARTMNFRVTVRDNHPDITQQQTQYGTQKIVVGGDGPFKVNTTKVYNNAPTPVLWDVVNTNTAPYNVANVKIDYTADNGETWTTLLASTPNTGTAEVSLSSLAVNQSIKLRVSAIDNVFYAISTATVSTMVTCDGTAPAGLNATAITQTTATAAWDPIAGATYNLKYKKASDATYTEVNGLTSNSYNFTNLTLSTEYNVSVAAVCSGTVGAFANMNFSTKGIEYCAATSANASYEKIGKVTFADIDKSSTSSNGYEDFTSTIGNVEKGEAYTFTATATTSYDSDQVIVWIDFNKDGDFDDAGEQVFISAKKKSPWTGQITIPTTASSGLTRMRVRLHDSSIGPNATPCGSSSYGQVEDYTLNIGTLAVSDVSNTKNGLQVYPNPASDVITINNIAAKSTYQIHNMAGQMVANGSTDGKVQVSKLEKGVYIISVESNGQKSNTKFIKN, encoded by the coding sequence ATGAAGAAAATCTTTACAAGTGTATTAGCCTGCGGATTATTCTCTACAGCATTTGCACAGTGGAATCCAACTTCTATGCAAGGTGAAAAACTTCGGCCAGAGATTAATGCTACAACACATTATTCTTTAGATTTAGATGCTTTACGTTCTCAACTTAAAAGTGCTCAAGAAATGGGCAAGGGAGCGAAACCAGTTATTGTATCCTTACCCACTCTGGATGGAAAAATTGAAAAATTTGCAGTTTACAGTCTTCCTGTAGTCGTAAAATCATTAGCCGACAAATACCAATTAGGCTCTTATACGGGGGTTGGTGTTGATGATCCTAGCAAGTTTGTAAGATTCAGTACAGCGCCTGATGATTTCCAATCTATGATTTTCAAAGAAGGTAAATACGAATTTATTGAGCCTCAAAACAAGGCAAAAACAGTATATGCCGTTTTCCCTAAAACAGAGAAAAACTCTACAGAAAAAGCCTTTGAATGTCATGTTAGCGAAACCATACAATCCAAAGAAGAGCTAGCAAAATTAGCTTTAAATTCAGATTTCAGTAATCGTCCTGACGATTTCCAAAAGAATAGCGACAAAAAATACCGTACGTATAGACTAGCATTATCTGTAACTGGTGAATATACGCAATACTTCGGTGGCGTTTCACAAGCGCTTACAGCGATGAATGCGACGATGACCCGGGTAAATGGTGTTTTTGAAAAAGATTTTGCAATCCATCTTAATTTGCAAGATTTCCCTCAATTAATATATACTGATCCTAATACAGACCCCTATTCTCCTGCCTCATCTGGAGCGTCAGGAGCTTGGAATAACGAAATCCAAAAAACTTTAACCAGTGTTATTGGTAATGCAGCCTACGACATTGGACATCTTTTTGGTAGATCTGGCGGTGGTGGTTCCGCAGGAGATATCGGTAATGTTTGCCGTGATGCAGGAGGACCGAGTGATAACTCTTCAAAAGGATCTGCTTATACCTCACCTGGATCTGGAGCACCAGCAGGAGATAATTTTGACATCGATTATGTAGCACACGAAATGGGACATCAGTTTGGTGCATGGCATACTTTCGCACATGGTATTCATGCTGGTAGTATTGCCCACATGGAGCCTGGTTCTGGCTCAACGATTATGGGATACGCTGGGATTACAAGTGCAAACGTACAACAACACTCTGATCCTTATTTCCATGCTGTAAGTATTCAACAAGTACAAGATTATGTTAACACGCAATCTTGTGATGTTAACACGCCTATTTCCAATAATCCTCCCGCAGTTGTAGCAATGGCGGACAAAACAATTCCTAAAGGAACCGCTTTTGTCCTTACCGCTTCAGCAACTGATGCAGAAAACAATCCACTAACTTACACTTGGGAACAATACGACAGTGCTACTTCGGCAGTCACCAATGTTACTGGAAATAATACTACTGGTCCAAAATTCCGTTCATTTCAAGGAACATCTAGCCCAACGCGTTATTTCCCAAAACAATCAATGGTACTTGCAGGAAATTTGGGTAGCCAAAGCGAATGGGAATCGGTATCAAACGTCGCCAGAACAATGAATTTCCGTGTGACCGTTAGAGATAACCATCCTGATATTACACAACAACAAACTCAATATGGTACTCAAAAGATTGTAGTTGGTGGTGATGGACCTTTCAAAGTAAACACTACAAAAGTATATAACAATGCGCCTACCCCAGTCCTTTGGGATGTTGTTAACACTAATACAGCGCCTTATAATGTAGCTAATGTAAAAATTGATTACACTGCAGACAATGGCGAAACATGGACAACGCTTCTTGCTTCAACACCCAACACAGGTACTGCGGAGGTTAGTTTATCTAGTTTAGCAGTTAATCAAAGTATTAAACTTAGAGTTTCAGCAATAGATAATGTATTCTATGCAATATCGACCGCTACTGTTTCTACAATGGTAACTTGCGACGGAACTGCGCCTGCAGGATTAAATGCAACAGCAATCACCCAAACAACAGCGACAGCAGCATGGGATCCTATCGCTGGCGCAACATATAATTTAAAATACAAAAAAGCATCAGATGCTACTTATACAGAAGTTAATGGTTTAACAAGTAATTCTTACAACTTCACAAACCTTACACTTAGCACAGAATACAACGTAAGTGTAGCAGCGGTATGCTCTGGTACGGTTGGCGCTTTTGCAAACATGAATTTCTCAACAAAAGGCATCGAATATTGTGCTGCAACTTCTGCTAACGCAAGTTATGAGAAAATTGGAAAAGTTACTTTTGCAGATATTGACAAATCATCAACATCATCAAATGGTTACGAAGACTTTACCTCAACTATTGGTAATGTAGAGAAAGGCGAAGCTTACACCTTTACTGCAACAGCAACAACGTCATACGACTCTGACCAAGTAATTGTTTGGATCGACTTTAACAAAGATGGAGATTTTGACGATGCAGGAGAACAAGTCTTTATTTCGGCTAAGAAAAAATCACCTTGGACAGGTCAAATTACAATCCCAACAACAGCATCATCTGGCCTTACCAGAATGAGAGTTCGTCTACACGATTCTTCTATAGGTCCAAATGCAACACCTTGTGGCTCATCTAGCTATGGCCAAGTGGAAGATTATACATTGAATATTGGAACACTCGCTGTATCTGATGTTAGCAACACTAAAAATGGATTACAAGTATATCCTAATCCTGCTTCAGATGTTATAACAATCAATAATATCGCGGCTAAATCAACTTACCAAATCCATAATATGGCTGGTCAAATGGTCGCTAACGGTTCTACAGACGGAAAAGTACAGGTTTCTAAATTAGAGAAAGGCGTTTACATCATCAGCGTTGAATCTAATGGTCAAAAATCAAACACTAAATTCATTAAAAACTAA